In a genomic window of Lepisosteus oculatus isolate fLepOcu1 chromosome 5, fLepOcu1.hap2, whole genome shotgun sequence:
- the tnnt2a gene encoding troponin T type 2a (cardiac) isoform X1, with amino-acid sequence MEEEEDDQARAEDVAEDQEEEKDATQEPARSVNIVEHKYRSRCSFFSEDAGEEHEEGEEEAKPRPKLFMPNLVPPKIPDGEKVDFDDIHRKRMEKDLNELQQLIEAHFENRKKEEEELISLKERIEHRRSERAEQQRIRSEREKERQNRVAEEKARKEEEEAKKRAEEDAKKKKNLTNIHFGGYLQKTERRVGKKQTEREKKKKILNDRRKPLNIDNLSEDKLKDKAKELWKWMHQLEAEKFDLQYKFKKQKYEINVLRNRVSDHQNVSKGGRTKTKVGGRWK; translated from the exons ATGGAGGAGGAAGAAG ATGATCAGGCAAGAGCAGAGGATGTTGCAGAGGACCAGGAAGAGGAGAAAGATGCAACTCAGGAGCCAG CTCGGTCAGTCAACATAGTTGAACACAAATACCGGTCACgatgttcctttttttctgaagatgCTGGAGAAGAACATGAAGAAGGAGAAG AAGAGGCTAAACCAAGACCCAA gctATTTATGCCAAACCTTGTGCCTCCCAAAATCCCAGATGGGGAGAAAGTTGACTTTGAT GATATCCACCGCAAGCGCAtggagaaagatttaaatgagcTGCAGCAGCTCATTGAGGCTCATTTCGAGAACCGCaagaaagaggaagaagaaCTCATCAGCCTAAAGGAAAGGATT GAGCATCGTCGCTCTGAAAGAGCTGAGCAGCAGAGGATTcgcagtgagagagagaaagagagacagaacAGGGTGGCT GAGGAAAAGGCAaggaaggaggaagaggaggcaaAGAAGAGAGCAGAAGAAGATGctaagaagaagaaaaacctCACAAATATTCATTTTGGTGGTTACCTTCAAAAG ACTGAGAGGCGGGTCGGAAAGAAACAGaccgagagagagaaaaagaagaaaatcctCAATGATCGAAGAAAGCCACTGAATATCGACAACCTCAGTGAAGACAAACTAAA GGATAAAGCTAAGGAACTCTGGAAGTGGATGCACCAGCTGGAGGCAGAGAAGTTTGACCTGCAGTACAAATTTAAGAAGCAGAAATATGAA ATTAATGTCCTGAGAAATCGAGTTAGTGACCACCAGAATGT ctCTAAAGGTGGAAGAACGAAAACTAAAGTTGGTGGCCGATGGAAATAG
- the tnnt2a gene encoding troponin T type 2a (cardiac) isoform X2, with the protein MEEEEDDQARAEDVAEDQEEEKDATQEPDAGEEHEEGEEEAKPRPKLFMPNLVPPKIPDGEKVDFDDIHRKRMEKDLNELQQLIEAHFENRKKEEEELISLKERIEHRRSERAEQQRIRSEREKERQNRVAEEKARKEEEEAKKRAEEDAKKKKNLTNIHFGGYLQKTERRVGKKQTEREKKKKILNDRRKPLNIDNLSEDKLKDKAKELWKWMHQLEAEKFDLQYKFKKQKYEINVLRNRVSDHQNVSKGGRTKTKVGGRWK; encoded by the exons ATGGAGGAGGAAGAAG ATGATCAGGCAAGAGCAGAGGATGTTGCAGAGGACCAGGAAGAGGAGAAAGATGCAACTCAGGAGCCAG atgCTGGAGAAGAACATGAAGAAGGAGAAG AAGAGGCTAAACCAAGACCCAA gctATTTATGCCAAACCTTGTGCCTCCCAAAATCCCAGATGGGGAGAAAGTTGACTTTGAT GATATCCACCGCAAGCGCAtggagaaagatttaaatgagcTGCAGCAGCTCATTGAGGCTCATTTCGAGAACCGCaagaaagaggaagaagaaCTCATCAGCCTAAAGGAAAGGATT GAGCATCGTCGCTCTGAAAGAGCTGAGCAGCAGAGGATTcgcagtgagagagagaaagagagacagaacAGGGTGGCT GAGGAAAAGGCAaggaaggaggaagaggaggcaaAGAAGAGAGCAGAAGAAGATGctaagaagaagaaaaacctCACAAATATTCATTTTGGTGGTTACCTTCAAAAG ACTGAGAGGCGGGTCGGAAAGAAACAGaccgagagagagaaaaagaagaaaatcctCAATGATCGAAGAAAGCCACTGAATATCGACAACCTCAGTGAAGACAAACTAAA GGATAAAGCTAAGGAACTCTGGAAGTGGATGCACCAGCTGGAGGCAGAGAAGTTTGACCTGCAGTACAAATTTAAGAAGCAGAAATATGAA ATTAATGTCCTGAGAAATCGAGTTAGTGACCACCAGAATGT ctCTAAAGGTGGAAGAACGAAAACTAAAGTTGGTGGCCGATGGAAATAG
- the tnnt2a gene encoding troponin T type 2a (cardiac) isoform X3, with the protein MEEEEDDQARAEDVAEDQEEEKDATQEPEEAKPRPKLFMPNLVPPKIPDGEKVDFDDIHRKRMEKDLNELQQLIEAHFENRKKEEEELISLKERIEHRRSERAEQQRIRSEREKERQNRVAEEKARKEEEEAKKRAEEDAKKKKNLTNIHFGGYLQKTERRVGKKQTEREKKKKILNDRRKPLNIDNLSEDKLKDKAKELWKWMHQLEAEKFDLQYKFKKQKYEINVLRNRVSDHQNVSKGGRTKTKVGGRWK; encoded by the exons ATGGAGGAGGAAGAAG ATGATCAGGCAAGAGCAGAGGATGTTGCAGAGGACCAGGAAGAGGAGAAAGATGCAACTCAGGAGCCAG AAGAGGCTAAACCAAGACCCAA gctATTTATGCCAAACCTTGTGCCTCCCAAAATCCCAGATGGGGAGAAAGTTGACTTTGAT GATATCCACCGCAAGCGCAtggagaaagatttaaatgagcTGCAGCAGCTCATTGAGGCTCATTTCGAGAACCGCaagaaagaggaagaagaaCTCATCAGCCTAAAGGAAAGGATT GAGCATCGTCGCTCTGAAAGAGCTGAGCAGCAGAGGATTcgcagtgagagagagaaagagagacagaacAGGGTGGCT GAGGAAAAGGCAaggaaggaggaagaggaggcaaAGAAGAGAGCAGAAGAAGATGctaagaagaagaaaaacctCACAAATATTCATTTTGGTGGTTACCTTCAAAAG ACTGAGAGGCGGGTCGGAAAGAAACAGaccgagagagagaaaaagaagaaaatcctCAATGATCGAAGAAAGCCACTGAATATCGACAACCTCAGTGAAGACAAACTAAA GGATAAAGCTAAGGAACTCTGGAAGTGGATGCACCAGCTGGAGGCAGAGAAGTTTGACCTGCAGTACAAATTTAAGAAGCAGAAATATGAA ATTAATGTCCTGAGAAATCGAGTTAGTGACCACCAGAATGT ctCTAAAGGTGGAAGAACGAAAACTAAAGTTGGTGGCCGATGGAAATAG
- the tnnt2a gene encoding troponin T type 2a (cardiac) isoform X4 encodes MPNLVPPKIPDGEKVDFDDIHRKRMEKDLNELQQLIEAHFENRKKEEEELISLKERIEHRRSERAEQQRIRSEREKERQNRVAEEKARKEEEEAKKRAEEDAKKKKNLTNIHFGGYLQKTERRVGKKQTEREKKKKILNDRRKPLNIDNLSEDKLKDKAKELWKWMHQLEAEKFDLQYKFKKQKYEINVLRNRVSDHQNVSKGGRTKTKVGGRWK; translated from the exons ATGCCAAACCTTGTGCCTCCCAAAATCCCAGATGGGGAGAAAGTTGACTTTGAT GATATCCACCGCAAGCGCAtggagaaagatttaaatgagcTGCAGCAGCTCATTGAGGCTCATTTCGAGAACCGCaagaaagaggaagaagaaCTCATCAGCCTAAAGGAAAGGATT GAGCATCGTCGCTCTGAAAGAGCTGAGCAGCAGAGGATTcgcagtgagagagagaaagagagacagaacAGGGTGGCT GAGGAAAAGGCAaggaaggaggaagaggaggcaaAGAAGAGAGCAGAAGAAGATGctaagaagaagaaaaacctCACAAATATTCATTTTGGTGGTTACCTTCAAAAG ACTGAGAGGCGGGTCGGAAAGAAACAGaccgagagagagaaaaagaagaaaatcctCAATGATCGAAGAAAGCCACTGAATATCGACAACCTCAGTGAAGACAAACTAAA GGATAAAGCTAAGGAACTCTGGAAGTGGATGCACCAGCTGGAGGCAGAGAAGTTTGACCTGCAGTACAAATTTAAGAAGCAGAAATATGAA ATTAATGTCCTGAGAAATCGAGTTAGTGACCACCAGAATGT ctCTAAAGGTGGAAGAACGAAAACTAAAGTTGGTGGCCGATGGAAATAG